In Candidatus Contubernalis alkalaceticus, the following proteins share a genomic window:
- a CDS encoding glycosyltransferase, with translation MDKEKIVHLTSVHNPFDNRIFHKQCKSLAGAGFSVALIAPGEKNQVVEGVFIRALPKPKNRIIRMLLTSIGILKAAAAEKGQVYHLHDPELIWVGLLLRLKKKTVIYDVHEDYESSIALKEYIPRVLRPIAASILGGLEQKLSRFFTVILAEKYYIKRFPRGVLILNYPDKARFSWTDKPHLEASRPKLLYTGNISEDRGALIYPKILKSMKQVELFLVGRCSGKLAQEMYQLAGEEKHRLHIAGIDKHVPFDEIMNYYKRGGWTAGLAIFPATEHYLNKELTKFFEYMGAGIPVICSDFKAWRNLIEKTGCGIGVNPNDTEEINAAVNYLINNPEKAAEMGNKGREAVRESYNWENEENKLIKLYEQLIYGDS, from the coding sequence GTGGATAAAGAAAAGATAGTTCATCTTACCAGCGTACATAATCCCTTTGACAATCGAATATTTCATAAACAGTGTAAAAGCCTGGCCGGGGCAGGCTTTTCCGTGGCATTAATTGCTCCCGGGGAAAAAAATCAAGTGGTGGAGGGCGTTTTTATTCGGGCTCTGCCCAAACCTAAAAACAGGATTATCCGGATGCTGCTTACATCTATTGGGATACTTAAGGCCGCAGCCGCGGAGAAGGGACAGGTTTATCACCTGCATGACCCGGAACTAATTTGGGTGGGGCTTTTGTTACGATTAAAAAAGAAAACCGTAATCTATGATGTTCATGAAGATTATGAGAGTTCCATTGCACTGAAAGAATATATTCCCAGGGTTTTACGGCCCATAGCAGCATCAATTTTGGGAGGTCTGGAGCAAAAGCTTTCCAGGTTTTTTACGGTGATTCTGGCGGAAAAGTACTACATTAAGCGTTTTCCCCGGGGGGTTCTGATATTAAATTACCCGGATAAAGCCAGGTTTTCATGGACTGACAAACCTCACCTTGAGGCCTCTCGGCCAAAGCTTTTGTATACGGGAAATATTTCAGAAGACCGGGGAGCCTTAATTTACCCTAAAATACTTAAAAGCATGAAACAGGTGGAATTGTTCCTGGTGGGAAGATGCAGTGGGAAATTAGCCCAAGAGATGTATCAGCTGGCGGGGGAGGAAAAACACCGGCTGCATATTGCGGGAATAGATAAGCATGTCCCCTTTGATGAAATAATGAATTATTATAAAAGGGGAGGCTGGACAGCGGGGCTGGCGATTTTCCCTGCCACGGAACATTACCTAAATAAAGAACTGACAAAATTCTTTGAATACATGGGGGCCGGCATACCCGTTATCTGTTCTGATTTTAAGGCCTGGCGTAATCTTATTGAAAAGACAGGCTGCGGCATAGGTGTAAATCCTAATGATACAGAGGAAATAAACGCAGCTGTAAATTATTTAATAAATAATCCTGAAAAAGCCGCCGAAATGGGTAATAAGGGCCGAGAAGCAGTAAGGGAAAGCTACAACTGGGAAAATGAAGAGAACAAGCTGATCAAATTGTATGAGCAATTAATTTATGGTGATTCTTAA
- a CDS encoding glycosyltransferase family 2 protein, whose translation MKPYVSIIIPTRNRAQLLKTSLKSVQAQTYKNYEVLVVDDCSTDGTLDVVKNYQKQGMDIVYVKHLSPRGGAAARNTAIKRSSGSMTAFLDDDDLWLPEKLEKQVKLLTDSRSETAAVYTGLRFCGESDNIIKDVLPEIRGNIFERLLEKNYIGTLSSVLLRKEALFEVGGFDESLPSKQDLDLYLRISQKYEFDYIKEILVIYRKHHQGRISDNIHSKIEGHHKIYNKYYASFKKNRRGHSFYLMNYGRKLLEFNLIKEARKNFFKAFLIYPANLETLPYFTLLSLGEKNYKRLKSLRPGKNP comes from the coding sequence ATGAAGCCTTATGTTAGTATTATTATACCCACCAGAAACAGGGCACAGCTTTTGAAAACCTCCTTAAAGAGCGTGCAGGCCCAAACCTATAAAAATTATGAAGTGCTGGTGGTGGATGATTGTTCTACCGATGGTACCCTTGATGTGGTGAAAAATTATCAAAAACAGGGCATGGATATAGTTTATGTGAAACATTTAAGCCCCCGTGGGGGTGCCGCCGCCAGGAATACCGCCATAAAGAGATCCTCCGGCAGCATGACTGCTTTCCTGGATGATGATGACCTGTGGCTTCCGGAAAAGCTGGAGAAGCAGGTTAAGTTACTGACAGATTCCCGCAGTGAGACTGCTGCCGTTTATACGGGGCTTCGCTTCTGTGGGGAAAGTGACAATATCATTAAAGATGTTTTACCTGAGATAAGGGGAAACATCTTTGAACGATTACTGGAGAAAAACTATATAGGCACCCTCTCTTCGGTGCTCTTAAGAAAAGAGGCTCTTTTTGAGGTAGGAGGCTTTGATGAGTCTTTACCTTCAAAACAGGACCTGGATCTTTATTTAAGGATTTCTCAAAAATATGAATTTGATTATATTAAAGAAATTCTGGTTATTTATCGAAAACATCATCAGGGCCGCATCAGTGATAATATACATTCCAAGATAGAAGGCCATCACAAAATTTATAATAAGTATTATGCAAGTTTTAAAAAAAATCGCCGGGGCCACAGCTTCTACCTGATGAACTACGGCAGAAAGCTTTTGGAATTTAATTTAATTAAAGAGGCCAGGAAGAATTTTTTCAAAGCCTTTCTTATATATCCGGCAAACTTAGAAACCCTCCCTTACTTCACCCTCCTTTCCTTAGGAGAAAAGAATTATAAGAGGCTAAAAAGTTTAAGGCCGGGCAAAAATCCATAA
- a CDS encoding RNA-guided endonuclease InsQ/TnpB family protein yields the protein MSAFYLSDKIRITPNKTAIDKLWAVSYACKDVWNRLNGERYDRDKKTNYYQQKKQLPLLKQQHPALKVPSSQVLQEVVKSLNANWQMYFTKHKKGDPGVKPPRFKSYKYFFTQKYPQQGVSFEIHCGILRLAYGKNKSSWIEIKLPQREYDFQAVKNVVVSYDQRDKKWYVSLNRHVQLPEKRVNAHTIYFDPGCKMTLTGIKTDYSVVEYDINPLRELNLKHYLLIDHLKSLRDTKQKHSGRWRRLNKKISGLYSKIRTQTKHYLHKLANQILQDHPDTNFKIGNWNKGQTLAATGIVIVDKRINRQVQNNNPVKKLIGYLRYKAIMNAQQVEEFDERGTTRTCSGCGSQQQMPPNKRVYLCPKCGFKVERDINTVLNFLKNDNYAMWHGLGEVLSIVSYRFNPVTGANQRIESRSVILNYQDARGLLTP from the coding sequence GTGAGTGCCTTTTACCTATCTGACAAAATACGCATTACCCCGAACAAAACAGCTATAGACAAACTTTGGGCGGTTTCTTATGCTTGCAAAGACGTCTGGAACCGATTGAACGGAGAGCGTTATGATAGGGATAAGAAAACCAACTATTATCAACAGAAAAAACAGCTTCCGCTGCTAAAACAACAACACCCTGCATTGAAAGTGCCCTCTTCCCAGGTTTTACAGGAAGTAGTCAAATCCCTCAATGCCAACTGGCAGATGTATTTCACCAAGCATAAAAAAGGTGATCCAGGTGTTAAGCCTCCCAGGTTCAAATCATATAAATATTTCTTCACCCAGAAATACCCACAGCAGGGTGTTTCCTTTGAAATCCACTGCGGCATCTTGCGCCTGGCCTACGGCAAGAATAAATCCAGTTGGATCGAGATTAAATTACCACAACGGGAGTATGATTTCCAGGCGGTCAAGAATGTTGTTGTTTCTTATGACCAGCGGGACAAGAAATGGTACGTATCGCTGAATCGTCATGTCCAGCTGCCCGAAAAACGTGTCAATGCCCATACTATCTATTTTGACCCGGGTTGCAAGATGACATTGACCGGTATAAAGACAGATTATTCAGTTGTAGAGTATGACATCAACCCCTTAAGAGAGCTAAACTTAAAGCATTACCTGCTAATCGATCATCTAAAGTCTCTAAGAGATACAAAACAGAAACACTCCGGGCGTTGGCGCAGGCTGAACAAGAAAATCAGCGGCTTATATAGCAAAATACGCACCCAGACCAAACACTACCTGCACAAACTGGCTAACCAGATCTTACAAGACCACCCGGATACAAATTTTAAGATAGGTAACTGGAACAAAGGGCAGACCCTTGCTGCTACGGGCATCGTTATTGTTGACAAGCGCATCAACCGTCAGGTTCAAAATAACAACCCTGTCAAGAAACTCATCGGATACCTGCGTTACAAAGCCATTATGAACGCTCAGCAGGTCGAAGAATTCGATGAGAGGGGTACAACCAGGACCTGTTCCGGTTGCGGCAGCCAACAGCAGATGCCACCAAACAAAAGGGTTTACCTTTGTCCAAAGTGTGGCTTTAAAGTAGAACGTGATATTAACACGGTGCTTAATTTTTTAAAAAACGATAATTATGCCATGTGGCATGGCCTGGGCGAAGTGCTCAGTATCGTCAGTTATCGTTTTAACCCTGTAACTGGCGCAAACCAAAGGATTGAAAGTCGATCTGTCATCCTGAACTACCAGGATGCACGGGGTCTATTGACCCCGTGA
- a CDS encoding glycosyltransferase — MGESKLSVVISTYNRESLLSQCLQSLAEQSLSKDKYEVIVVNNNSTDGTGRVAGEFAKKYHNFKVLLETKQGLSYSRNRGWQESSGNYTAFIDDDARAGEDWCCLMLNAFENLIPQPDVVGGEIHPWYQVPPPGWYSDDFEIRTRGPKACYLRGENPKLSGSNMAFKRSLLEKYRGFSPRYGMSGGKLRMGEESEFFRRIIKDNPVIWYDPEIKVYHWTPASKMKLMNILRREFEVGEAQASMQNRKIFSLSYVKKLYSFLIFLAKTPLALYRSRENRKGTAARRFKELGNRLGYLLGRVYAEENDL, encoded by the coding sequence GTGGGAGAAAGCAAGCTGTCTGTAGTTATCAGTACATACAACCGGGAATCCCTCTTGTCTCAGTGCCTGCAGTCCCTGGCAGAACAATCCCTCTCCAAAGACAAGTATGAAGTGATTGTGGTAAACAATAATTCTACCGATGGGACCGGCCGGGTGGCGGGGGAATTTGCTAAAAAGTACCACAATTTTAAAGTTTTATTGGAGACTAAACAGGGATTATCCTACTCACGGAATCGGGGTTGGCAGGAGTCCTCGGGTAATTATACAGCCTTTATTGATGATGACGCCCGGGCAGGAGAGGATTGGTGCTGTCTTATGCTCAATGCTTTTGAAAATCTAATCCCTCAGCCCGATGTAGTGGGAGGGGAAATACATCCCTGGTACCAGGTGCCCCCTCCAGGCTGGTATTCCGATGATTTTGAAATAAGGACCCGGGGGCCAAAGGCCTGCTATCTAAGGGGGGAAAATCCCAAACTTTCGGGATCCAACATGGCTTTTAAAAGAAGCCTCCTGGAAAAATACCGGGGGTTTTCTCCCCGGTACGGTATGTCCGGGGGAAAATTGCGTATGGGGGAGGAGTCGGAATTTTTCCGCAGGATTATAAAGGACAATCCGGTAATCTGGTATGACCCGGAAATAAAAGTATATCACTGGACCCCTGCTTCTAAGATGAAGCTGATGAACATCCTCCGCCGGGAGTTTGAAGTGGGGGAAGCCCAGGCCAGCATGCAGAACCGCAAAATTTTCTCTCTATCATATGTAAAAAAACTTTACAGTTTTTTAATATTTTTAGCAAAGACACCCCTTGCTCTTTACCGCTCCCGGGAAAACCGAAAAGGTACAGCGGCCAGGAGGTTTAAGGAACTGGGAAACCGGCTGGGTTATCTGTTGGGCAGAGTATATGCAGAGGAAAATGATCTGTGA
- a CDS encoding ABC transporter ATP-binding protein produces MLETLKKLNVLFTSGEKKKVGLLMCFLMVVAFFQALSVVSILPFMSMVMNPETILEDRWINWAYLGLGFTEIGSFIVFSGVLVLGILVAGNAMAAFTTWYKLLFVWEKNHNLSMALLNKYLSQPYPFFLDRHSSDLCKNILGEVNALTSGLMIPILNLITRSVVVVSIAVMLILVNPLITLLTVLLLGFLYGAIYLFLRKKLKSSGKKMLEANQYRYFLAYETFGLIKDIKVLGKEFSFQKIFSKHSKEYSFQHAWNSTVSQLPRYFLETMAFGGVIVLTLYLLSVSGEAHLVIPMVSLYAFAGYRLMPSLQEVFQAFAQIQVSQAVLNKIYDDYTEKYEMGYMDRITDFQVKPLVFQEKIELQKVSFRYPNSDGFVIEDLNMTIYPKTSIALVGSTGSGKTTVADIILGLLMPQEGSIKVDDEVIDGNNIRNWQRNMGYVSQNIYLLDDTLIRNIAFGVPQEEVNIAAVEKAARIANIHDFIVNELPQGYNSLVGERGVRLSGGQRQRVGIARALYHDPQVLVMDEATSALDGETEKAVLSALDNVSLTKNLIIIAHRFTTVKNCDLIYMLEKGKVISCGTYDELISSNSHFKSMSSMGVQ; encoded by the coding sequence ATGCTTGAGACTCTTAAGAAACTAAATGTACTATTTACCTCCGGGGAAAAAAAGAAGGTTGGGCTGTTAATGTGTTTTCTGATGGTGGTAGCCTTTTTTCAGGCACTATCGGTAGTTTCTATCCTGCCTTTTATGAGCATGGTTATGAACCCGGAAACTATTTTAGAGGACCGCTGGATCAATTGGGCTTATTTAGGACTGGGCTTTACGGAAATTGGTTCATTTATTGTCTTTTCCGGTGTTCTTGTCTTGGGCATCCTGGTGGCAGGAAATGCCATGGCAGCTTTTACCACCTGGTACAAGCTGCTCTTTGTCTGGGAAAAAAATCATAATCTTTCCATGGCCCTTTTGAATAAATACCTGTCTCAACCTTATCCTTTTTTTCTGGACCGGCACAGTTCTGATTTGTGTAAGAATATACTGGGGGAAGTCAATGCTTTAACCTCCGGATTAATGATTCCTATCTTAAATTTAATTACCCGCAGCGTTGTGGTGGTTTCCATTGCCGTGATGCTGATTCTGGTGAATCCTTTAATCACGCTTTTAACGGTGCTGCTGCTGGGATTTTTATATGGAGCTATATATCTTTTTCTTCGGAAGAAACTAAAATCCAGCGGGAAAAAAATGTTGGAGGCAAATCAGTACCGTTACTTTTTGGCATATGAGACCTTTGGATTAATAAAAGACATTAAAGTCCTGGGCAAAGAATTTTCTTTTCAAAAAATATTTTCTAAACATTCCAAGGAATACTCTTTCCAGCATGCCTGGAATTCTACCGTAAGCCAGCTGCCCCGGTATTTTCTGGAAACAATGGCCTTTGGAGGAGTTATTGTTTTAACCCTTTATTTACTTTCTGTCAGTGGTGAGGCACACCTGGTGATTCCCATGGTTAGTTTATACGCCTTTGCCGGCTACCGTCTGATGCCCTCCCTACAGGAGGTATTTCAGGCTTTTGCACAGATACAGGTAAGTCAGGCGGTGCTGAATAAGATTTACGACGATTATACCGAAAAGTACGAAATGGGATACATGGACCGGATTACAGATTTCCAGGTAAAACCCCTTGTTTTCCAAGAAAAAATAGAACTGCAAAAGGTATCCTTCCGTTACCCTAATTCCGATGGCTTTGTCATAGAGGACTTAAATATGACCATCTATCCCAAAACCTCTATTGCTCTGGTGGGGTCTACGGGCTCAGGAAAAACTACTGTGGCAGATATTATCCTGGGGCTTTTAATGCCTCAAGAGGGCAGCATTAAGGTGGATGATGAAGTAATAGACGGAAACAACATCAGGAACTGGCAGCGTAACATGGGATATGTTTCCCAAAACATTTACCTTTTGGATGATACCCTGATCAGGAATATAGCCTTTGGCGTGCCCCAGGAGGAAGTGAATATAGCGGCGGTGGAAAAGGCAGCCCGAATTGCCAATATTCATGACTTTATTGTGAATGAACTGCCCCAGGGGTATAATTCCTTAGTGGGAGAACGGGGAGTCCGCCTCAGCGGGGGGCAGAGGCAGAGGGTGGGTATTGCCCGGGCGCTGTATCACGACCCTCAGGTTTTAGTGATGGATGAGGCTACCAGCGCCCTGGACGGGGAAACCGAGAAAGCTGTCCTCTCTGCCCTGGATAACGTGTCCTTGACCAAGAATTTAATTATTATTGCCCATAGATTTACCACGGTTAAAAATTGTGACCTTATTTATATGTTGGAAAAAGGTAAGGTTATCAGCTGTGGCACCTATGATGAACTGATTAGTTCCAATTCCCATTTTAAGTCCATGTCCAGCATGGGAGTCCAGTAG
- a CDS encoding glycosyltransferase family 2 protein — MVPEIIFWILTAVLIYIYFGYPVIISIFSYFMTRPVVKNNEYEPFTTLIITAYNEEKHMVEKLANTLELDYPRDKLDIIVASDGSKDNTNEIVRKFIKQHPEIRLLSFKKNRGKTAAQNRAVTCARGEIIVFSDANARYRPDAVRKLVRNFYDTRVGCVCGELRYRVENCGAGEGEGLYWKYEKYLKKLESRLGNVLGANGSIYALRKDLYVPIKEDIISDFVEPLKIIEKGFRAVYEEKAVSYEDASKSFQLEFQRKVRIITRSYRGLLSVKKMLNPLKYGFLALGLFSRKLLRWYTGIFLGALFLTNLYLAFSSRGFFLFTLLFQMLFIFLALGGIISKRSFKPLLIPAYFCVVSYSSILGLVNYYRGDSAVSWVPSRK, encoded by the coding sequence ATGGTGCCTGAAATTATCTTTTGGATTTTAACTGCAGTTCTCATTTATATTTATTTTGGATATCCCGTAATTATTTCCATTTTTTCTTATTTTATGACCAGGCCGGTGGTAAAAAACAATGAATATGAACCCTTTACCACCTTAATTATAACTGCTTATAACGAAGAAAAGCATATGGTGGAAAAGCTGGCAAATACTTTGGAACTGGATTATCCCCGGGATAAGTTGGATATTATTGTGGCTTCAGACGGTTCCAAGGACAATACCAACGAAATTGTAAGAAAATTTATTAAGCAGCATCCCGAAATCAGGCTGTTGTCCTTCAAAAAAAATCGCGGCAAAACAGCTGCACAGAACAGGGCTGTTACCTGTGCCCGGGGAGAGATTATTGTGTTTTCAGATGCCAATGCCAGGTACCGCCCGGATGCCGTTAGAAAACTGGTTAGAAACTTTTATGATACCCGGGTAGGCTGCGTCTGCGGGGAACTAAGATACCGTGTGGAGAACTGCGGGGCCGGGGAAGGGGAAGGGCTTTACTGGAAGTATGAAAAATATCTAAAAAAACTGGAAAGCCGGTTGGGGAATGTCCTGGGGGCCAATGGCTCCATATATGCCCTGCGAAAAGATCTATATGTACCTATAAAAGAAGATATTATCAGTGACTTTGTGGAACCTTTAAAAATAATTGAAAAGGGCTTCCGGGCTGTTTATGAGGAAAAAGCCGTTTCTTATGAAGATGCCTCCAAGAGTTTTCAGTTGGAGTTTCAACGGAAAGTAAGAATTATAACCCGAAGTTACCGGGGGCTCCTGTCGGTTAAAAAAATGCTGAATCCCTTAAAATATGGATTTCTGGCCTTGGGTTTGTTTAGCCGGAAACTTCTCCGGTGGTATACGGGGATTTTCCTGGGGGCGCTTTTTTTAACAAACCTTTATCTGGCTTTTTCTTCCAGAGGGTTTTTCTTGTTCACCCTGTTATTTCAGATGTTATTTATTTTTCTGGCCTTGGGTGGTATAATCAGTAAACGAAGCTTTAAACCGCTGTTAATCCCCGCCTATTTTTGTGTGGTGAGTTATTCTTCCATCCTGGGATTAGTTAACTACTACCGGGGAGACAGTGCAGTTTCATGGGTTCCCTCCCGGAAGTGA
- a CDS encoding glycosyltransferase, which translates to MADGKGYRLNIVNPLIFTNEPKESFISVIVPVFQDEQGLKTLLSSLEKQTLSREWYEIIVANDGGAEEITHICRRHGTRMVEIMPNGGSYFARNRAVEISKGEYLAFTDSDVTVPPDWLQKGLQALKKWDYAAGEIWIDREKILNLTHYYQQNASFLVEDYMKNEHFGPTANLFIRRKLIQSVGGFDERLFSSGDHEFGERVSRESEFKQVYRSDLMVFHPPRDYRQLMIKYDRVAAGKRQLNSLYPKRFAYRSFLKILKHIIFPRKINTVKKLFKGSNMNMPVLFFFCWWMRAAKNMYYLKHFFKQYHQPPPELSSFKVKEIH; encoded by the coding sequence TTGGCAGATGGTAAGGGTTACCGGCTAAACATTGTTAACCCATTAATATTTACGAATGAACCGAAAGAAAGCTTTATAAGTGTAATTGTCCCGGTTTTTCAAGATGAGCAGGGGCTTAAAACCCTTCTTTCTTCCCTGGAAAAACAAACTTTGAGCAGGGAGTGGTATGAAATCATTGTGGCCAACGATGGAGGGGCGGAAGAAATTACCCATATCTGCCGAAGGCATGGCACCAGAATGGTGGAAATTATGCCCAATGGCGGTTCTTATTTTGCCAGAAACCGCGCAGTAGAAATTTCTAAAGGGGAATATTTGGCCTTTACGGACTCAGACGTGACGGTTCCCCCGGATTGGCTGCAGAAAGGGCTGCAGGCCCTTAAAAAATGGGATTATGCCGCCGGAGAGATATGGATAGACAGAGAAAAAATTCTGAACTTAACCCACTATTACCAGCAGAATGCTTCATTTTTGGTGGAGGATTACATGAAAAATGAACATTTTGGCCCTACGGCTAACCTTTTTATCAGGAGAAAACTGATACAATCTGTGGGGGGCTTTGATGAGAGGCTTTTCTCCTCCGGTGACCATGAATTCGGGGAAAGGGTAAGCAGGGAATCAGAGTTTAAACAGGTTTACCGGAGTGATTTAATGGTTTTCCATCCCCCCCGGGATTACCGGCAGTTAATGATAAAATATGATAGGGTTGCTGCGGGTAAAAGGCAGCTTAATAGCCTATACCCCAAAAGATTTGCATACCGCAGCTTTTTAAAAATCTTAAAGCATATTATTTTCCCCAGGAAAATAAACACCGTGAAAAAGCTTTTTAAAGGTTCAAATATGAACATGCCGGTTTTATTTTTTTTCTGCTGGTGGATGAGAGCTGCAAAAAATATGTACTATTTAAAACATTTTTTTAAGCAGTATCACCAACCGCCGCCGGAACTTTCCAGTTTTAAAGTAAAAGAAATACATTAA
- a CDS encoding glycosyltransferase yields MLPKVSICMPTYNQEKYIAEAVDSVLMQQTDFDYELIIMEDYSTDRTREIVLEYKHKYPEKIVLLLNEENTGAESLIGFVNVFNYCRGQYLAFLDGDDYWTSPHKLQRQVDFLDGHEDFAICFHATELFCQEDDSFQPVINPPSPFRREKMTIEDLLERNFISTSAYMCRRSALGELPPWYLYLYIGDWPLFLLCAQHGYIGYIDEVMSRYRQHPAGIWSSNTNRGKLEGVIEMYQLINSHFSYRYSRIINNQLKKMYFKLMKEFLLENDLVNAKKCYHQCLKRWKYKEGLKNTRLLSRLGFRVCFPGLYKIFKASGSVKDGCN; encoded by the coding sequence ATGTTACCTAAGGTCAGTATATGCATGCCTACCTATAACCAGGAAAAGTATATCGCCGAAGCAGTTGACAGCGTGTTGATGCAGCAGACGGATTTTGATTATGAACTTATTATAATGGAGGATTATTCTACCGATAGAACCCGGGAAATTGTTCTGGAATATAAGCATAAATATCCAGAAAAGATTGTGCTTTTGCTGAATGAAGAAAATACCGGAGCTGAAAGCTTGATTGGTTTTGTTAATGTCTTCAATTACTGCAGGGGCCAATACCTGGCTTTTTTAGACGGGGATGATTACTGGACTTCTCCCCATAAGCTGCAGCGGCAGGTGGATTTTTTAGACGGTCATGAGGATTTTGCCATCTGTTTTCATGCTACAGAATTATTTTGCCAGGAGGATGACTCCTTCCAGCCGGTGATTAATCCTCCCTCCCCTTTCCGCAGGGAAAAGATGACTATTGAAGACCTGCTGGAACGAAATTTTATCAGCACTTCTGCTTACATGTGCCGGCGGAGCGCCCTGGGGGAACTTCCCCCCTGGTACTTGTACCTCTACATTGGAGACTGGCCTTTGTTCCTTTTATGTGCTCAGCATGGTTACATAGGGTATATTGATGAAGTAATGTCCAGGTACAGGCAGCATCCTGCGGGAATCTGGTCCTCCAATACTAACAGGGGAAAACTTGAGGGTGTGATTGAAATGTATCAATTGATTAACTCACATTTTTCTTACCGTTACAGCAGGATAATTAATAATCAGCTGAAGAAAATGTATTTTAAACTGATGAAGGAGTTTCTCTTAGAAAATGATCTGGTCAATGCCAAAAAATGCTATCACCAGTGCCTGAAGAGGTGGAAATACAAAGAGGGGTTAAAGAATACCCGGCTGCTTTCCAGGCTTGGCTTTCGGGTATGTTTTCCGGGGCTGTATAAGATATTTAAGGCATCGGGCTCTGTAAAAGATGGCTGTAATTAA
- a CDS encoding DegT/DnrJ/EryC1/StrS family aminotransferase, which yields MAGDLFKAFKEPVFVTRPVLPDLKQYTARLEQIWESKWLTNQWHQHEMLEDRLAGTLKVPLLSLFNNGTTALMLACKSLRITGEVITTPFTFPATPHVLTWNNVKPLFCDIHPVTMNIDAEKIESMITSQTTAILGVHVFGTPCEVKKIQEVADLYGLKVIYDAAHAFGVEIDGVGIGNFGDITMFSFHATKLFHTAEGGALTFKDPLLKNRLNLLKNFGIKGEEEVVMPGINGKMNELQAALGLTILDIYEEERRKRKVLVQKYRQGLKDVQGITCLQEFSGIEGSFQYFCVRINEEAFGKSRDYVYEELKKYNIYTRKYFYPLCSQYNYYGHLPSASLSNLPVARRVVKEILTLPLYGELSGGDVEAICEILIHLGRGKL from the coding sequence ATGGCCGGGGATTTATTTAAAGCATTCAAGGAACCTGTTTTTGTCACCCGTCCGGTACTGCCGGACCTGAAGCAGTATACGGCCAGGCTGGAACAGATCTGGGAATCAAAATGGCTCACCAACCAATGGCATCAACATGAAATGCTGGAGGACAGGCTGGCGGGAACCCTTAAAGTTCCTCTGCTTTCCTTGTTCAATAATGGTACCACTGCACTTATGCTGGCCTGCAAAAGCCTCAGGATTACCGGGGAGGTCATCACCACTCCCTTTACCTTTCCCGCTACCCCCCATGTTTTAACCTGGAACAACGTAAAGCCTCTTTTTTGTGATATCCACCCGGTAACTATGAATATAGATGCCGAAAAAATAGAATCTATGATTACTTCACAGACTACGGCAATTTTAGGGGTACATGTCTTTGGCACCCCTTGTGAGGTAAAAAAAATCCAGGAGGTAGCAGATCTGTACGGACTTAAAGTAATTTATGATGCCGCCCATGCTTTTGGGGTAGAAATTGACGGTGTGGGCATTGGGAACTTCGGAGATATTACTATGTTCAGTTTCCATGCTACCAAGCTATTCCATACCGCCGAAGGGGGAGCTCTGACTTTCAAAGATCCCCTGCTTAAAAATCGCCTGAATCTATTGAAGAATTTTGGAATCAAGGGAGAAGAAGAGGTGGTTATGCCGGGGATAAACGGGAAAATGAACGAGCTTCAGGCAGCCCTGGGCTTGACTATTTTAGATATTTATGAGGAAGAGAGAAGAAAAAGAAAAGTTCTGGTTCAAAAGTACCGTCAGGGGCTGAAGGATGTTCAGGGAATCACCTGTCTGCAGGAATTCAGCGGCATAGAGGGAAGCTTCCAGTATTTCTGCGTTCGGATCAATGAAGAAGCTTTTGGGAAAAGCAGGGACTATGTTTACGAAGAGTTAAAGAAATACAATATATATACCCGAAAATATTTCTATCCTTTGTGCAGCCAGTATAACTACTATGGTCACCTGCCTTCTGCTTCTCTTTCTAATCTGCCGGTGGCCCGCAGGGTGGTGAAGGAAATATTGACTCTTCCTTTATACGGGGAACTCAGCGGCGGGGATGTAGAGGCCATTTGTGAAATATTAATTCATTTAGGCCGGGGGAAACTTTAA